In Vigna angularis cultivar LongXiaoDou No.4 chromosome 8, ASM1680809v1, whole genome shotgun sequence, one DNA window encodes the following:
- the LOC108344539 gene encoding uncharacterized protein LOC108344539, protein MASKVGGKQTFRVKTLVARHSCGRVFGNKSANVNWIAQVLVDRFVNVANMTVNQIIDDIKKSFNVGITPWKAGKAKQIALDSLVGDGERQYGRVYDYVGELVRVKAGTFKIKVNQPQPSLPPRFGSFYMCLEGCKQGFLGSCRPFIGVDGCHLKTTYGGQLLVAMGRDPNDQYFPLAFAVVENECKESWRWFLTLLLDDIGGIDCQRWVFISDQQKGLMTVFDDILEGVEHRLCLRHLYNNYKKKFGGGVLIRDLMMGAAKATFKQDWEKKMGELSKVNIDAYNWLLAIPTNRWCKHAFSSYPRCDVLLNNLSESFNSTILLARDKPIITMMEWIRTYIMRRFASLREKTKTYTGVVMPKPRNRLDGEVEKSGNWIPTWAGAAKFEVTHGFTMDKFVVDLSNHSCSCYFWDLVGIPCRHAVAAINYKLENPEDYVHPYYKREAYETCYGPEIVPINGQQLWSTSESGSLLPPIYKTPPGRPKKLRRREADEYVTHTKLSRTNVVMKCSSCNEFGHNVRTCKMGKKKEDLAAQGPLPVQEVLNQNQLHHLHKEDQHQQGQEQVVVEQELHQVTKEEEHQNGEEEAAVEQDLYQGTQAEAEHPHD, encoded by the exons ATGGCTAGCAAGGTAGGAGGCAAGCAAACATTTAGGGTGAAAACCTTGGTTGCACGACACAGTTGTGGAAGGGTCTTTGGAAACAAAAGTGCAAATGTGAACTGGATTGCACAAGTTTTAGTAGATAGGTTTGTAAATGTGGCTAACATGACAGTCAACCAAATAATTGATGAcattaagaagtcattcaatGTTGGAATAACTCCTTGGAAAGCTGGAAAGGCCAAGCAAATTGCCTTGGATTCTTTGGTTGGTGATGGAGAGCGACAATACGGTCGTGTATATGATTATGTGGGTGAATTGGTAAGAGTGAAGGCTggaacatttaaaattaaagtcaatCAACCCCAACCAAGTTTGCCTCCAAGATTTGGCTCATTCTATATGTGTTTAGAGGGCTGTAAGCAAGGCTTCTTAGGAAGTTGCAGGCCCTTCATAGGGGTAGATGGTTGTCATCTGAAGACAACATATGGGGGTCAGTTGTTGGTGGCAATGGGCAGAGACCCGAATGACCAATATTTCCCACTAGCTTTTGCtgtggttgaaaatgaatgcaaagaGAGTTGGAGATGGTTTTTGACACTACTACTGGATGATATTGGAGGCATTGATTGTCAACGTTGGGTTTTCATCTCTGATCAACAAAAG GGACTAATGACAGTTTTTGATGATATATTGGAAGGAGTGGAACATAGATTGTGCTTAAGGCACTTGTATAACAATTACAAGAAGAAGTTTGGTGGAGGAGTGCTTATTAGAGATCTTATGATGGGGGCTGCGAAGGCCACATTTAAACAGGATTGGGAAAAGAAAATGGGTGAGTTGTCCAAAGTTAACATTGATGCTTACAATTGGTTGCTAGCTATTCCAACTAATCGTTGGTGTAAACATGCATTTAGTAGTTATCCTAGATGCGATGTCTTGTTAAATAATTTGTCTGAGTCATTTAATAGTACAATTTTACTAGCTAGAGACAAACCTATCATAACTATGATGGAATGGATTAGAACTTACATTATGAGGAGGTTTGCATCACttagagaaaaaacaaagacaTATACAGGCGTTGTGATGCCTAAACCACGAAATAGGCTTGATGGGGAAGTTGAGAAGAGTGGAAATTGGATTCCAACTTGGGCAGGGGCTGCAAAATTTGAAGTCACTCACGGGTTTACTATGGATAAATTTGTAGTTGACCTAAGTAACCATTCATGTAGTTGTTACTTTTGGGATTTGGTAGGAATTCCTTGCAGGCACGCTGTGGCTGCCATCAATTACAAACTAGAAAACCCTGAAGACTATGTACATCCTTATTACAAGAGAGAGGCTTATGAGACTTGTTATGGCCCTGAAATTGTTCCAATCAATGGACAACAATTGTGGTCAACTTCTGAATCTGGTTCCCTACTGCCTCCAATTTATAAAACACCCCCTGGGAGGCCTAAAAAACTAAGAAGAAGGGAGGCTGATGAATATGTGACTCATACAAAATTGTCAAGGACGAATGTTGTTATGAAGTGTAGCAGTTGCAATGAATTTGGTCATAATGTAAGAACATGTAAAATGGGAAAGAAAAAG GAGGATCTGGCAGCACAAGGGCCACTTCCAGTGCAGGAGGTTCTCAACCAGAACCAGCTCCATCATCTTCACAAGGAGGACCAACATCAACAAGGCCAAGAACAAGTGGTAGTGGAGCAGGAGCTACATCAAGTCACCAAGGAGGAGGAACATCAAAACGGGGAAGAAGAAGCGGCAGTGGAGCAGGACCTGTATCAAGGCACCCAGGCGGAAGCAGAACATCCTCACGACTAG
- the LOC108344540 gene encoding zinc finger protein CONSTANS-LIKE 3 has product MFSVLNKKKKLIFDYNSSQALGNESQKLVSVGGSGTLALEISHLEDSTLKVGKLSIEQRKEKIHRYMKKRNERNFRKKIKYACTKTLADSRPRVRGRFAKNDDFGDSHRQGSSNHEEDDEEIIVKEDDDLVDSSDIFAHISGVNSFKCNYSIQSLI; this is encoded by the exons ATGTTTTCTGTgttgaacaagaaaaaaaaattgatcttTGATTATAATTCCTCTCAGGCACTTGGTAATGAGAGTCAGAAACTGGTATCTGTTGGGGGCTCTGGCACTTTGGCACTAGAAATTTCACACTTGGAGGACTCTACCTTGAAGGTTGGAAAACTTTCTATCGAGCAGAGGAAGGAAAAGATTCATAGATACatgaagaagagaaatgaaagaaactTCAGGAAGAAAATCAAG TATGCTTGCACCAAAACTTTGGCAGATAGCAGGCCACGGGTCAGAGGAAGGTTTGCAAAGAATGATGACTTTGGAGACAGCCATAGACAAGGAAGTAGCAAccatgaagaagatgatgaagag ATAATTGtgaaagaagatgatgatttgGTCGATTCCTCAGATATCTTTGCACATATCAGTGGGGTGAACTCTTTCAAATGCAACTATTCCATTCAGTCCTTGATTTGA
- the LOC128193688 gene encoding proline-rich receptor-like protein kinase PERK8, giving the protein MTRQGSERPDKGKGVARPTKRQRQAPNLLHPSPPPAAHPSTTPTVDPSPPPAAHPFTTPAADPLPPPVIATPTPLPDPTSIPSSSSVPPSETVTPLVDPDSSGEGEGMPAMQDSALTGWVKKFGTLY; this is encoded by the exons ATGACAAGACAAGGTTCAGAgcgtcctgataaaggaaaaggGGTAGCAAGGCCTACAAAGAGGCAACGGCAagcaccaaa CCTCCTAcacccttctcctcctcctgcaGCACACCCTTCTACTACCCCTACAGTAgacccttctcctcctcctgcaGCACACCCTTTTACTACCCCTGCagcagaccctcttcctcctcctgttATTGCCACCCCCACTCCtctccctgaccctacttctataccttcctcatcttctgtACCTCCTTCTGAGACTGTCACACCACTTGTTGAtccagattcaagtggtgaAGGTGAAG ggatgcccgcaatgcaggaCAGCGCCCTAACTGGCTGGGTGAAaaaatttggaactctttactag